The Anas platyrhynchos isolate ZD024472 breed Pekin duck chromosome Z, IASCAAS_PekinDuck_T2T, whole genome shotgun sequence genome includes a window with the following:
- the LOC101789782 gene encoding large ribosomal subunit protein mL65, producing the protein MAAPGGCRLLLRLGRRWLSQEPAVPPPPPGPLYPPVVASHTARSKAARRRRLEHFQRQVHEAASVEEKLRLYGKLQRPKYTVHPQTFALNADRWYRSFTRTAFVPGLPAEAAEEAGVELGALRSLACDALLQESFYQKKRRPFLYRDQEHTPGPFLTQLVSSLAASLCGRNPLLAASSLDLNPEVNYYWHHGEEVVVHGHRKGRVDPVRFQIDDKPHLQLRVPKQLPEIVPLESDLGEVPVIDHKPSKLPLFKKQYENKVFIGSKVSDPCCYGHTQFHLIPDKLKRERFIIANLEDQIEVVYRANGVASLFAWTAAQAMYQGFWNEADVTRPFVSQAVVTDGKYFAFFCFQLNTLALTAETVKNNPRKNICWGTDSKPLYDVVEEGSVKGFNDEVLLQLVCFLLNRPKEL; encoded by the exons ATGGCGGCGCCCGGCGGCTGCCGGCTGCTGCTGCGGCTGGGCCGGCGCTGGCTGTCGCAGGAGCCCGccgtgccgccgccgccgcccgggcCGCTGTACCCGCCCGTGGTGGCCTCGCACACGGCCAGGAGCAAggcggcccggcggcggcgcctGGAGCACTTCCAGCGGCAGGTGCACGAGGCGGCGTCGGTGGAGGAGAAGCTGCGGCTGTACGGGAAGCTGCAGCGGCCCAAGTACACGGTGCACCCGCAGACCTTCGCCCTCAACGCCGACCGCTGGTACCGGAGCTTCACCAGGACCGCCTTCGTGCCGGGGCTGCCGGCGGAGGCCGCGGAGGAGGCGGGCGTGGAGCTGGGCGCGCTGCGCTCGCTGGCGTGCGACGcgctgctgcaggagagcttCTACCAGAAGAAGCGGCGGCCGTTCCTGTACCGCGACCAGGAGCACACGCCCGGGCCCTTCCTCACGCAGCTCGTCTCCTCCCTCGCCGCCTCCCTGTGCGGCCGCAACCCGCTGCTGGCGGCCTCGTCCCTTG ACCTAAACCCCGAGGTTAACTACTACTGGCATCACGGTGAGGAGGTTGTTGTGCATGGACATCGAAAAGGTAGAGTCGATCCTGTGCGGTTTCAGATAGATGATAAGCCACACCTGCAGCTGCGTGTACCAAAGCAACTTCCAGAG ATTGTACCACTGGAGTCTGATCTCGGAGAAGTTCCCGTTATTGATCACAAACCGTCCAAACTGCCACTGTTCAAAAAGCAGTATGAAAACAAGGTATTTATAG GGTCGAAGGTATCAGACCCATGCTGTTACGGCCACACGCAGTTTCACCTGATTCCTGATAAACTCAAGAGGGAAAGATTTATAATAGCGAATCTTGAGGATCAGATTGAAGTTGTTTATCGAGCTAATGGTGTCGCAAGTCTCTTTGCCTGGACAGCAGCTCAAGCAATGTATCAAG GATTCTGGAATGAAGCGGATGTGACGCGTCCTTTTGTATCCCAGGCGGTAGTGACTGATGGCAAatactttgctttcttttgtttccagctGAATACTTTGGCGTTAACTGCagaaactgttaaaaataaCCCTCGGAAGAATATCTGTTGGGGAACAGACAGTAAGCCATTATATGATGTTGTTGAAGAGGGCAGTGTGAAAGGCTTTAATGATGAAGTTCTGCTTcagttggtttgttttctgttaaacaGACCCAAAGAGCTGTAA